In Chrysoperla carnea chromosome 2, inChrCarn1.1, whole genome shotgun sequence, the following proteins share a genomic window:
- the LOC123293235 gene encoding fasciculation and elongation protein zeta-2: MNECQMWWTITGNFGNILPIDWSKSYARKMQLQALNLTEPKDNLSPEDDLLTLSSEDEAVASDLDMHSMILSGLNQDTEPIITADEVIREIDDMMQEDESLERSPDSDGSYLDGNEVLEKGKQVLSSPLYEDKLKALSLSQLNELYLELEVLIREFSETLISELALRDELEYEKELKNTFISLLLAVQNKRRQYHVEKKRSSKNNAQRSPPSGLDPKYLTTVIPYHLDSGPPDNQALQVLIKILKAINEDSPTVPTLLTDYILKVLCPT, encoded by the exons aatGTGGTGGACTATAACcggaaattttggaaatatcttACCAATTGATTGGTCAAAATCATATGCTAGAAAAATGCAGTTACAAGCCTTAAATTTAACAGAACCAAAA gatAATTTATCTCCAGAAGATGATTTACTAACGTTGAGCTCTGAAGATGAAGCTGTGGCTAGTGATTTAGATATGCATTCAATGATATTAAGTGGATTGAACCAAGATACAGAACCTATTATTACTGCAGATGAAGTTATTAGAGAAATTGATGACATGATGCAAGAGGATGAATCATTAGAACGTTCACCTGACTCTGATGGTTCATATTTGGATGGTAATGAAGTACTCGAAAAAGGAAAACAAGTACTCAGTTCCCCGTTGTATGAAGAca aaTTGAAAGCTTTAAGTCTCTctcaattaaatgaattatatttggAATTAGAAGTATTAATACGTGAGTTCTCAGAAACATTAATATCAGAATTGGCATTAAGGGATGAATTAGAATatgaaaaagaattgaaaaatacatttatttcattattattggcTGTTCAGAATAAACGAAGACAATATCATGTAGAAAAGAAACGGTCATCTAAAAATAATGCTCAACGTTCGCCTCCATCAGGGCTAGATCCAAAA TACCTGACAACTGTTATCCCTTACCATCTTGATAGCGGTCCACCAGATAATCAAGCTttacaagttttaataaaaa TTTTGAAGGCTATTAATGAAGACAGTCCAACCGTACCAACGTTATTGACGGATTATATACTAAAAG tttTATGTCCAACATAA